The window GGATGGTGCAGTTGGCGCCGATCATGACGTTCCGGCCGATCTCGACGTCGCCCAGCCGGATCTCGTCCACGAGGAACTCGTGGCAGAGGATGGTGGTGTTGTACCCGATCAGGGAATTCGCACCGATGCGGATCCGTTGGGGGAAGAAGAGGTCGAGGGTGACGCCGAAGGCGATGGCCACATCCTTCTCGATGCGGCAGCCGAGCGCGCGCCGGTAGAGCGCGTTCTTCAGCCCCATCCACGGGATCCAGCGGCCCAGGGTGATGATCGCG of the Bacillota bacterium genome contains:
- a CDS encoding acyltransferase; this translates as MRRLERHPVRTGRNAMWEWPRLAGFGRAVWNTAIITLGRWIPWMGLKNALYRRALGCRIEKDVAIAFGVTLDLFFPQRIRIGANSLIGYNTTILCHEFLVDEIRLGDVEIGRNVMIGANCTILPGVRIGDGAVVGAGSLVNRDVPPGERWGGVPARPLGPAGGTGRPGARS